From the genome of Nocardia sp. NBC_01503, one region includes:
- a CDS encoding Hsp70 family protein, producing the protein MSIGTVNSVWATAAGERIRPAVRVRRTAVTFDSAGGPRIGGIPRFAPVVTDFADLTTDPDPVVINGRIWSPADLVAAVVNGLIEANAPEAPAVTTYPANYTEKHVTRLRRALDWSGAADVALMPEPVAAVEWLDAEYGISSAGITLVYDLGGNCLDVAVVRTEADREERGILGVAERSTEYGGRPLGALLARYARSIAPGEHQPVSAVVPAADTNRLRSWHIRNSLRVVKACVHNTGLTMDDIDRVLLIGGAARPIEVARVLADLGRPVIMAPDPAHTVAVGAALAAFRTADTGSAIGRYAPRAAVFSGAAVASALAMSAATVLGGTVASTTGLQAAPAPSDSGTVGAADVLLLEDATGAPAAPGRVHMVTTAAAISGYGAMAPTVTPSWSRGRPVDTRPGTHCETRSVANSLTYANPAQFVNPLPFLAAPAFGPPQYLGRVPSVSLPRTLPGAPSTNPGTTSPGSPGSPATPGSTTGDPAGTTTGGTTTGGTTTGGTTSGGTTTGDPATGGSTTSPGGATAPGGSATTPGGETTPVGGTTGGETGDGGTTSGGTTTGGGTTPGGGTTTGGTTTGGTGGGGTTGGGATSGGGTTTGGGTAGGGTTSGTGGTGAGGSGGSTGGGTSAGGGGTTSGGGAGAGGGTSAGGGGAGGGTSSGGGTSAGGGGGASGGGAGAGGGTSAGGGGAGGGTSSGGGTSAGGGGGASGGGAGAGGGTSAGGGGAGGGTSSGGGTSAGGGGGTSAGGGGTTSGGSRTGAGSPGGSAGGGAGGGAARGGGAGGGAGGGAGGGGGHGGGGGGGGRH; encoded by the coding sequence ATGAGCATCGGCACAGTGAACTCCGTATGGGCGACTGCCGCCGGTGAAAGGATTCGGCCCGCCGTGCGAGTTCGCCGGACCGCCGTCACCTTCGACAGTGCGGGCGGACCACGCATCGGCGGCATTCCACGATTCGCCCCGGTGGTCACCGATTTCGCGGATCTCACCACCGATCCGGACCCCGTGGTCATCAACGGGCGCATCTGGTCGCCCGCCGATCTGGTGGCCGCCGTGGTGAACGGGCTCATCGAAGCCAATGCGCCCGAGGCGCCCGCCGTCACCACCTATCCGGCCAACTACACCGAGAAGCATGTGACTCGGTTGCGGCGGGCGCTGGACTGGTCCGGGGCGGCCGATGTGGCGCTCATGCCGGAGCCGGTCGCGGCCGTGGAGTGGCTGGATGCGGAGTACGGAATCTCCAGCGCCGGAATAACTCTCGTCTACGATCTGGGCGGCAACTGCCTCGACGTGGCCGTGGTGCGCACCGAGGCCGATCGCGAGGAGCGCGGCATTCTCGGCGTGGCCGAACGCTCCACCGAGTACGGCGGACGGCCGCTCGGCGCACTGCTGGCCCGGTACGCGCGCAGTATCGCGCCGGGGGAGCATCAGCCGGTCTCGGCGGTGGTGCCCGCCGCGGATACGAATCGCCTGCGCAGCTGGCATATTCGCAATTCGCTACGGGTGGTCAAGGCGTGCGTGCACAACACCGGGCTCACCATGGATGACATCGACCGGGTGCTGCTGATCGGTGGTGCGGCGCGGCCCATCGAGGTGGCGCGGGTACTCGCCGACCTCGGGCGACCCGTCATCATGGCGCCGGATCCGGCGCATACCGTGGCGGTCGGGGCGGCACTGGCTGCCTTCCGCACCGCCGATACCGGCTCGGCCATCGGGCGCTATGCGCCGCGTGCGGCCGTATTCTCCGGTGCGGCAGTGGCTTCCGCGCTCGCCATGTCCGCGGCCACCGTGCTCGGCGGGACGGTCGCGAGCACCACCGGACTGCAGGCCGCCCCCGCTCCGTCGGACTCGGGGACCGTCGGTGCGGCCGACGTCCTGCTGTTGGAGGATGCCACCGGAGCGCCCGCCGCGCCCGGTCGCGTCCATATGGTGACCACCGCCGCGGCCATCAGCGGCTACGGTGCGATGGCGCCCACGGTCACACCCTCCTGGTCCCGTGGTCGCCCCGTCGACACCCGGCCCGGCACCCACTGCGAAACCCGCAGTGTCGCAAACTCTCTCACCTATGCCAATCCGGCCCAGTTCGTCAACCCACTACCCTTCCTGGCCGCTCCAGCATTCGGCCCGCCCCAATACCTCGGCCGGGTGCCCTCGGTCAGTCTGCCCCGCACCCTGCCCGGTGCGCCCAGTACCAATCCGGGTACTACTTCGCCGGGTTCCCCGGGGTCACCCGCGACGCCGGGATCGACCACCGGTGACCCGGCGGGCACCACTACCGGCGGCACCACTACCGGCGGGACGACCACGGGTGGAACAACTTCCGGTGGCACGACTACAGGGGATCCCGCCACCGGCGGTTCGACGACGAGTCCCGGCGGCGCGACCGCACCCGGCGGCTCGGCTACCACACCGGGTGGTGAGACAACCCCGGTCGGCGGTACCACCGGCGGTGAGACCGGCGACGGCGGAACGACTTCCGGCGGCACCACCACCGGTGGCGGAACGACCCCGGGCGGTGGAACCACAACGGGTGGAACCACGACCGGGGGAACCGGCGGCGGTGGAACGACCGGCGGCGGAGCGACTTCCGGGGGCGGCACCACTACCGGTGGTGGAACAGCCGGTGGCGGAACGACTTCCGGTACCGGCGGCACGGGTGCGGGCGGTAGCGGCGGCTCCACCGGCGGCGGTACCTCCGCTGGTGGCGGCGGAACAACGTCCGGCGGTGGCGCTGGTGCGGGCGGTGGAACCTCGGCTGGCGGTGGTGGTGCCGGTGGTGGAACCTCCAGTGGCGGTGGGACATCCGCTGGTGGCGGCGGAGGAGCGTCCGGCGGTGGCGCTGGTGCGGGCGGTGGAACCTCGGCTGGCGGTGGTGGTGCCGGTGGTGGAACCTCCAGTGGCGGTGGGACATCCGCTGGTGGCGGCGGAGGAGCGTCCGGCGGTGGCGCTGGTGCGGGCGGTGGAACCTCGGCTGGCGGTGGTGGTGCCGGTGGTGGAACCTCCAGTGGCGGTGGGACATCCGCTGGTGGCGGCGGAGGAACATCCGCGGGTGGTGGCGGCACAACTTCCGGTGGCAGCCGCACAGGCGCGGGTTCCCCTGGCGGCTCGGCCGGTGGGGGCGCCGGGGGCGGGGCAGCGCGCGGTGGCGGAGCGGGCGGCGGCGCCGGTGGGGGTGCGGGCGGCGGCGGAGGCCACGGTGGCGGTGGCGGCGGTGGCGGTCGGCACTGA
- a CDS encoding HAD family hydrolase gives MIKAVVFDVGETLIDETRIWSRWADRLGIPRFALLGVIGGMAATGRPITDAFELLLPGVDLDKEQVSWAIDEPESLRNNFDANDLYPDVRRALSVLRERGLTVIIAGNQPPQAKSALENMNLPVDGVYTSAEWDLEKPDPKFFHKCAEVAGVEIGEVCYVGDRVDNDVLPANGVGMIPVLIRRGPWGYLHSELPQTSYGVVINSLDELAELLAQA, from the coding sequence ATGATCAAGGCAGTGGTGTTCGATGTGGGCGAGACGCTGATCGACGAGACCCGGATCTGGAGCCGATGGGCGGACCGGTTGGGGATCCCGCGATTCGCGCTACTCGGGGTGATCGGCGGAATGGCGGCCACGGGACGGCCGATCACCGATGCGTTCGAACTACTGCTGCCGGGGGTCGACCTCGACAAGGAACAGGTCAGCTGGGCCATCGACGAGCCCGAGAGCCTGCGCAACAACTTCGACGCCAATGATCTGTATCCGGATGTGCGACGGGCGCTGAGCGTACTGCGCGAGCGCGGGCTGACCGTGATCATCGCGGGCAATCAACCGCCGCAGGCCAAGTCGGCGCTGGAGAATATGAATCTGCCGGTGGACGGGGTCTACACCTCCGCCGAGTGGGATCTGGAGAAGCCGGATCCGAAGTTCTTCCACAAGTGCGCCGAGGTGGCGGGGGTCGAGATCGGCGAGGTCTGCTACGTGGGCGATCGGGTCGACAATGATGTGCTGCCCGCCAATGGCGTCGGCATGATTCCGGTGCTCATCCGCCGTGGGCCGTGGGGGTATCTGCATTCGGAGTTGCCGCAGACCTCGTACGGCGTGGTGATCAACAGCCTCGACGAACTGGCCGAATTGCTCGCCCAGGCCTGA
- a CDS encoding SDR family NAD(P)-dependent oxidoreductase — MGSRFAAKVVLITGATSGVGAAVARRIAAEGGAVVLGARGKEAGDRIAEEIRSAGGRALFVPTDVTAEQDVARLTDAAVGEFGRLDGAFNNAGAINAFGPVQDIDEAGWRADLELNLTAVYYGLRHQIPALTASGGGAILNNASQLGVVGMGSVAPYVAAKHGVIGLSRAVALENADQGIRVNALVSGAVDTPAYRNSMGSTPEGKAMVAALHPIGRIAQPEEIAAFCAYLLSDEASFITGAALTADGGFTAR, encoded by the coding sequence ATGGGTTCACGCTTTGCTGCCAAGGTCGTACTGATCACCGGCGCGACCTCGGGAGTCGGTGCCGCGGTCGCCCGCCGCATCGCCGCGGAGGGCGGCGCGGTGGTGCTCGGCGCACGCGGTAAGGAAGCCGGTGACCGCATTGCCGAGGAGATCCGGAGCGCCGGTGGCCGCGCGCTTTTCGTACCCACCGACGTCACCGCCGAGCAGGATGTGGCACGCCTGACCGATGCGGCCGTCGGCGAATTCGGCCGCCTGGACGGCGCTTTCAACAATGCGGGCGCGATCAATGCCTTCGGACCCGTACAGGATATCGACGAGGCGGGCTGGCGCGCCGACCTGGAGCTCAACCTCACCGCCGTCTATTACGGTCTGCGCCACCAGATTCCGGCGCTGACGGCCTCCGGCGGCGGCGCGATCCTGAACAATGCCTCCCAACTCGGCGTCGTGGGCATGGGTTCGGTCGCCCCGTACGTGGCCGCCAAACACGGCGTCATCGGCCTGAGCCGGGCGGTGGCCCTGGAGAACGCCGATCAGGGCATCCGGGTCAACGCGCTGGTCTCCGGCGCGGTGGACACCCCCGCCTACCGCAACTCCATGGGCTCCACCCCCGAAGGCAAGGCCATGGTCGCCGCCCTGCACCCCATCGGCCGCATCGCCCAGCCCGAGGAGATCGCCGCCTTCTGCGCCTACCTGCTCAGCGATGAGGCCAGCTTCATCACCGGCGCCGCCCTCACCGCCGACGGCGGTTTCACCGCCCGCTGA